In a genomic window of Zingiber officinale cultivar Zhangliang chromosome 9B, Zo_v1.1, whole genome shotgun sequence:
- the LOC122025492 gene encoding F-box protein At2g32560-like, with protein MLFLLLSFFLFVFLLSKCLPLLPLPPWASEMRLLSVLFFQELLFFSVHLFRSCRPFAGRTPSVPPPTMKPSRRKSRADKEEPAGSSSGMSILDLPELALECVLGRLTPPGLCGMAAVCSSLRERCTSDHLWERHMKEKWGRVIGDAAHREWERYVASAEDPLASLAEANKGRRRWIEAASRVWPLSCLRLPSESGKKLNCPLPNDSIMSWYRALETGRFWFPAQVYNREHGHVGFMLSCYDAEVSYDCRTDTFHARYPPHGRRTVVIEEGVQWDRIRVSPVITPAHVLHNSDYLSDLRPCDHIEIQWRRNKEFPYGWWYGVVGHLENCDGNEHFCRCHLSDTVILEFNQYTPGSRWRRTLVDRRDHKEEGNETDGFYGGIRKLQKKEEISKWRQLWPTDVLE; from the exons ATGCTTTTCTTGCTGCTGTCGTTCTTCCTCTTCGTCTTCCTCCTCTCTAAGTGCCTCCCCCTGCTTCCCCTGCCTCCATGGGCGAGTGAGATGAGGCTGCTCTCCGTCCTGTTCTTCCAGGAGCTTCTCTTCTTTTCAGTGCATTTGTTCCGGAGCTGCAGGCCGTTCGCCGGCCGCACACCTAGCGTTCCGCCTCCGACGATGAAGCCTTCTCGGAGGAAGAGCCGCGCAGACAAAGAGGAGCCCGCGGGGTCGTCGTCCGGGATGTCGATACTGGACCTGCCGGAGCTGGCTCTGGAGTGCGTCCTGGGCCGGCTGACGCCTCCCGGGCTGTGCGGCATGGCGGCGGTGTGCAGCTCCCTGAGAGAGAGGTGCACGAGCGACCACCTCTGGGAGAGGCACATGAAGGAGAAATGGGGGAGGGTGATCGGCGACGCGGCGCATAGGGAGTGGGAGCGGTACGTAGCTTCCGCAGAGGACCCTCTGGCGTCCCTTGCAGAGGCCAACAAAGGAAGGAGGAGGTGGATCGAGGCGGCGTCGCGTGTGTGGCCTCTTTCTTGCCTGAGGCTCCCCTCCGAGAGTGGGAAAAAGCTGAACTGCCCTTTGCCCAACGACTCCATCATGTCTTGGTACCGAGCTTTGGAAACTGGCAGGTTCTGGTTCCCCGCACAGGTTTACAACCGTGAG CATGGGCATGTGGGATTCATGCTGTCCTGCTATGATGCTGAAGTTAGTTACGATTGCCGCACCGATACTTTCCACGCGAG GTACCCGCCGCATGGAAGGCGAACTGTGGTGATAGAGGAGGGAGTGCAGTGGGACAGAATTCGAGTATCTCCGGTGATCACTCCTGCTCATGTTCTTCATAACTCCGACTACTTGAGTGATCTGCGCCCCTGCGATCATATTGAGATTCAATGGAGAAGAAACAAAGAGTTTCCTTATG GCTGGTGGTATGGTGTCGTAGGTCACTTGGAAAATTGTGATGGAAATGAGCATTTTTGCCGTTGCCATCTAAGCG ATACTGTGATCTTAGAGTTTAACCAGTACACACCTGGTTCAAGGTGGAGACGAACTTTGGTCGACCGAAGGGATCACAAAGAGGAAGGAAATGAGACAGATGGGTTCTATGGAGGAATCAGAAAGCTCCAAAAGAAGGAGGAAATCTCCAAGTGGAGACAACTTTGGCCTACAGATGTTCTTGAATAG
- the LOC122022606 gene encoding probable E3 ubiquitin-protein ligase ARI8 has protein sequence MESEDDMHDANDLESFDDDFYSGDTGMGSDDGDDFDFVDNESDGSEDIAYHRQQQNYTILSEADIRLRQEEDISRVSTVLSIPRPDACILLRHYHWSVSRVNDEWFADEQHVRKIVGLLEKPVKMQNHRELTCGICFENYTQDMMTSAACGHPFCGTCWRGYIGTSISDGPGCLMLRCPDPLCSAAVGQDMMYLLASHEDKEKYSRYLLRSYIEDNRKTKWCPAPGCEFAVEYVIGCGTYDVCCNCSYGFCWNCTEEAHRPVDCDTVAKWILKNSAESENMNWILANSKPCPKCKRPIEKNQGCMHITCTPPCKFEFCWLCLGAWSEHGERTGGFYACNRYEAAKQEGAYDESERRREMAKNSLERYTHYYERWATNQSSRQKALSDLHSMQNDKLEKLSDRQSQPESQLKFIIEAWLQIVECRRVLKWTYAYGFYLPEHEHAKRQFFEYLQGEAESGLERLHQCAEKELQVYLDAETPMKDFNDFRTKLAGLTSVTRNYFENLVRALETGLKDVGSSNSQATCSKTSSSKGLGSKGKGGKSKATGNSSRLAGPSHSLDEDNFWSCDHCTYANHKSAKACQMCEHQR, from the exons ATGGAGTCCGAGGACGACATGCATGACGCCAATGACCTGGAGTCGTTCGACGACGATTTCTATAGCGGCGACACCGGGATGGGGAGTGATGACGGCGACGATTTCGATTTCGTCGACAACGAGTCGGATGGCTCCGAGGACATCGCCTATCACCGCCAGCAG CAAAACTATACTATATTAAGTGAAGCTGATATAAGACTGCGCCAGGAAGAAGACATTAGTAGGGTATCAACTGTGCTTTCAATACCAAGACCAGATGCATGCATTCTTCTACGCCATTATCACTG GAGTGTTAGTCGAGTGAACGACGAGTGGTTTGCAGATGAACAACACGTTCGAAAAATTGTTGGTCTGTTGGAAAAGCCAGTCAAAATGCAGAACCATAGAGAA CTTACTTGTGGGATTTGTTTTGAGAACTACACTCAAGACATGATGACTTCTGCTGCTTGTGGTCATCCTTTTTGTGGTACTTGCTGGAGAG GTTATATTGGCACGTCGATAAGCGACGGCCCTGGATGCTTAATGTTGAGGTGTCCAGATCCATTATGCAGCGCCGCTGTTGGTCAAGATATGATGTATCTATTGGCTAGTCATGAAGATAAAGAGAAGTATTCTCGCTATCTTCTTAGATCTTATATTGAAGATAATAGAAAG ACAAAATGGTGCCCTGCACCTGGTTGTGAATTTGCAGTTGAGTATGTAATTGGCTGTGGAACCTATGATGTTTGCTGCAATTGCTCATATGGCTTCTGTTGGAAT TGCACCGAGGAAGCCCATCGGCCAGTTGATTGTGATACAGTGGCAAAATGGATCCTGAAAAACAGTGCTGAATCTGAGAATATGAACTG GATATTGGCAAATTCAAAACCCTGTCCTAAGTGCAAGCGTCCAATCGAGAAAAACCAAGGATGCATGCATATTACATGCACACCTCCTTGTAAATTCGAGTTTTGCTG GTTATGTCTTGGTGCATGGTCAGAACATGGGGAAAGGACTGGTGGTTTTTACGCCTGTAACCGTTATGAAGCTGCAAAGCAGGAAGGAGCG TATGATGAAtctgaaaggagaagagaaatggCTAAAAATTCTTTGGAAAGATATACTCATTACTATGAACGTTGGGCAACTAATCAGTCA TCAAGGCAAAAGGCACTGTCAGATTTACATAGCATGCAAAATGATAAG CTTGAGAAGCTGAGTGACCGGCAAAGCCAACCTGAGTCGCAGCTCAAGTTTATCATAGAAGCCTGGTTACAG ATAGTTGAGTGTAGGCGGGTGTTGAAATGGACATATGCCTATGGTTTTTACCTTCCTGAGCATGAACATGCAAAGCGGCAGTTCTTTGAATATTTGCAAG GTGAGGCTGAGTCTGGATTGGAACGTCTTCATCAATGTGCAGAGAAGGAGCTCCAAGTATACCTTGATGCAGAAACTCCAATGAAGGATTTCAATGATTTCCGCACTAAGTTAGCTGGCTTGACGAG TGTGACTCGCAACTACTTTGAAAACCTAGTCCGAGCCCTGGAGACTGGTTTGAAGGACGTTGGTTCTTCCAATAGCCAGGCCACGTGCAGTAAAACTTCAAGCTCTAAGGGTTTGGGCTCAAAAGGAAAGGGCGGCAAGTCTAAAGCAACAGGAAACAGCTCCAGATTAGCTGGTCCCAGTCACAGCTTGGATGAGGACAATTTCTGGTCCTGCGATCACTGCACCTATGCCAACCACAAATCCGCCAAGGCATGCCAGATGTGCGAGCATCAGCGATAA